ATGTTGAACATACTTGCCTGCAAATCCAGGAAGCCTTCTTCGCTCGGACGCAAGAAATTGGAGTTTGCAAAGGTTATGCCTTCAAAAGACATGTAACCAACTTTGTTCTTAGTATCCTTACCGAGAATGCTGAAGAGCGTATTGACGCGCGGAACGACAACATTTGCGGTCGCCATGTTTTCGCCTGCGCGGGCCTTGTAATAAAGCGTACCGGTCGATTCGTCCAAGTACCATTCGCCCGGCTGGTCGATAAATTCGTAAGCATTTTCAAGGTAGTAAACCTGCTGCTTCGGCGGATTGCTCATGAAAGCAGTGCCAAGCATCGGGTATTTGCGGCGGAAAAGCTTGCTTCTTTCAGGATCCTGCGGTTCAAACTTGAAGGTATTGCCCTGCTGAGAAATCTTGTCAAGACGCAAGATGCTTTCGGCCCACGCAATCATCAAATGGATTTCGACCTTCTTCGGATTCTTCCAGTCCGTAGACTTGACATCGCTGCTGTTGAGGAGGAATGCAGAGCCTGCAGAGTCCACTTTGTTCAAGCGGAAGAAGTTATGGTCGCCGTTATCGAGCAAGTTCGGCATACGCGCGCGAATTGCCTTTTTGCCGTTCACGTACATCTGGCGGAAACGGGCATCGACACCTTCGACCTTCCAGATGTTGTTCTTTTCATCGTGAATCGTCCAGCCAGACATCGGGATACCGCCCGTAATAAGCGGAGTTTCGTTCGGATAGGCTTTATAGCGGACGTAGAAACCATCCTTACCGCCATCAGCCTCAGTAAAATTGACCGTAGACGAAAGCTGATAGGTTCCGCCACGAAGAATGACGGAGATATCGCCCGTCATGGTGCCGTTGATGGCACGCACAGCCTTCTGGGCCTGCGTAATCGTC
This region of Fibrobacter sp. UBA4297 genomic DNA includes:
- a CDS encoding right-handed parallel beta-helix repeat-containing protein, with translation MSFKTIGHLAAVSALFLGVTVATAADQATFYVAPNGSDSNKGTEEAPFKTITQAQKAVRAINGTMTGDISVILRGGTYQLSSTVNFTEADGGKDGFYVRYKAYPNETPLITGGIPMSGWTIHDEKNNIWKVEGVDARFRQMYVNGKKAIRARMPNLLDNGDHNFFRLNKVDSAGSAFLLNSSDVKSTDWKNPKKVEIHLMIAWAESILRLDKISQQGNTFKFEPQDPERSKLFRRKYPMLGTAFMSNPPKQQVYYLENAYEFIDQPGEWYLDESTGTLYYKARAGENMATANVVVPRVNTLFSILGKDTKNKVGYMSFEGITFANSNFLRPSEEGFLDLQASMFN